The Bacteroidia bacterium genomic interval CTTATCCACCTCTTCCACATAGGTTTCTGTCATGGATAGGGGCTGGAGGATTTGCTCCTTTACATTTTCTGTGTAAGGTTTTCCACTCAGCTTTTCAATAATAGCTCCAAGCACCACATATCCGGCATTGCTGTATTCCTGTTCTTCCCCCGGAGGGAAAAGCAAAGCTTTCTTTTTTATCCTTTCCACCAAAGCTGCAATAGTTTTATCTTTTTTGGGTGCATCGAAATAGCCCGGATAAAAATAGGGAGCTATACCCGAGCTATGATTGAGCAACATTTCAACAGTAATTCCCTTTGCCGCTTCTGCTTGAAAACCGGAGAGAATATCGCCCAATTTATCCTCCATTTTCAATTGGCCATTTTCCAGCATTTTCATGATCAAGACCTTGGTAAAGGATTTATTCATCGAGCCTATATCAAATTTTGTAGTCAGTTTGTTGGGTAAAGATTTTTCACGATTAGCCAGGCCAAAAGCCTTATGGTAAACTTCCTTTCCTTGATCTGCAACCAGCACAATGCCAGAAAAAATATCCAAATCTACATACTGCTTAACCAAGCTATCTATTTGCGGCTCCAGGCGGGAAATATCCAGCTTTGCATCTTGGGCAAATGCCAGGGGTAAACAGAAAATTAAACTGAGAAATAGGGTAAGTACTTTCATTTTTTCCTCAAGAATACTGAGAATGCGAATAGCAGATAGAAAAATGGTAGGAATGGCCCTGCTTTTGGTAAGAACGAATCAAATAGACTTCCTCTGGCTTTTCATTGCTTTCATAACATAAATGCCTCGTTCATAACAGCAATTACCGTAGCTGCCCAAAGAATCCTATTTTTAAGCATGCAAAAGAAGTGGCTGGAAGGATGTATCAATCTTATTTTTTGGCTGTCCAGTGCCTGGCTGATCATCAGTAGTTTCTCTATAGAGGCTCAGGAAATCGAGATCATCAATGGAGTGGAAAATATCCAGATTAGTCGGAACGAAGGATTGATGCTGCAACTCAGCTTATTGGTCATTATTTCAATGGCTATGTTTTACCTAAATCTTTGGAACCTCAAAAAATTGCTGAGCGGCAAAGCCAGATTGTCAATTCTACTTTCTTCAGCATTTATTTTTATGGCTGCTTTTCTCCTTTATCTGGGCCTAAGGGGAGTCTCGGTTTTTAGCCTGGAATTGTATCCGGCAATTTCCCTGATTATTGGGATTTTGTTCTTTTATTTTAGCTTATCGACAGCTTATGGATTAGGGAAAGTTTGGCTGGCAAGTGATAAGCGAAATCAGGAGTTACTCTTTGCAAAGAAAAGTGCAGAACTCAGTCTATTAAGAGCCCAATTGCAGCCACATTTCCTATTCAATGTCCTCAATAATCTGCTGGCGATGGTAGATCAGCAAACAAATCCAAAGTTGGCGAAGAGCATTGGTAAATTATCTTCCTTATTGCGCTATGTTGTATATGAAGCAAAGCATGAGCAGGTTTCTCTTTCTAAAGAAATAGAATTCATTCGTGATTTTGCCGCTTTGTACCAGGATCGATTTGAAGAAGGAGAACTAGAGTTCAGACTAGAGGTAAAAGGAGATTCCGAAGCCATATTTGTCGAACCTGGCATTTTTATACCTTTTATCGAAAACGCCTTTAAATATGGTATTCTCCCTGAAAAGCAGTCCCTGATATCTATAACTTTTTACCTGGAGAAAGCAGGCCAAATCCTTTTCCAAATAAGCAATCCCATTCACCCGGAAATCCATAATCCAAATGAGGGAGGAAATGGTTTACCTGCTATCAAGAAAAGACTTGAACTGGTTTATCCAGATGCACATATTTTGGAAATTGATCGTTCGAATGACTATCGCGTAGAATTAAGCCTGAGCTATGATTAAGTTAATAATTGTAGATGATGAGCCTAAGGCTATACAAATGCTCGAATCCTATGTAGAGCATTTTCCTATGCTGTCTTGCCAGGCAAGTTTTCGGAATGCATTGAAAGCCTTTGAGTACCTGTCTCAGAGTAAGATTGACCTCATCTTGCTCGATATCAATATGCCACATCTCTCCGGTCTGGCACTTTCCAAAATGATTGACCCAAATATCCAGCTCATTTTTACGACTGCCTATTCAGAGTATGCTGCGGAAAGTTATGAGGTACATGCGATCGATTATCTTCTCAAACCCATCAGTCTGGAAAGATTTGGCAAAGCGATTTCAAAAGTCCTCAAACAAGAAAAACAGGCAGAAGCCCTCGAAAGCCAGCAATTATTGATTAAAAGTGGAAGCAGACAATATCCGGTACAAATTTCAGATATATTATACCTGGAAAAGGATGGAAATTATATGAGCTACTATTTGGCAGCGGGCAAGGTGATAGCAAGGCAAAGCGTAGCTGAGGCTCTCCTTCATTTACCTCAATACTTTGTTCAGTGCCATAAATCATTCATTGTAAATTGCCGTAAGATCAGTTTTTTTGAAAAGGATGAGATTAGCCTAGCTGAGTTGAAAATCCCTATTGGCAATTCCTATCGAGAAAATTTTCTTCTACAGATGCGTGCAGGTTTTTAATCAACAAAGAATTTCTTCCTAGTTTAGACCTATGAAGATTCTTTTTATCCAAACCGGTGGAACCATTGATAAAGATTATCCCAGAAAACAGGGAGGCTATGCTTTTGAATTTGGGGAAGCAGCGATGAAAAGAATTCTCGCAAAACTGGATACTCAAATTGAGTTTGAGATCATTACAGCCTTTCAAAAAGACAGCCTGGATATCACAGCCGAGGATCGACAAAATTTGGTAAAAATCATTGAAGGGCGCGAAGAAAAAAGGATCATCATCACCCATGGAACGGATACTTTAATTGAGAGTGCACAATATTTGGAACGTCAGGTAAAAAACCGATCTATCATCCTTACCGGAGCTATGCGTCCGGAGCGATTTAGCAATTCGGATGCAGACATCAATCTCGGCATGGCACTTGCAGCAGTTCAATTACTACATGAGGGGGTATATATATGCATACAGGCTTTGGTACGGCAGGCATCTCTCATAAAGCGCGACAAAGAAAGTGGCTCCTTTTATTAGGGAAAAATTATTGACTCACATGACCCGGAAATTTTATAACATTCACATTCTATTCCTTTCCTTTATTTTCACTCTTTCCTCTCTTTCTGCTCAGGAATCAATTGGCCTATATGCCAAAGCCAAAGATGATGGGATTGAGATATACAGAGATGGAAAGGCAGTTTTTTTCTACCAAACCAAAACCAAAAGCCTGGATGGACAATATCCTCGGGCCAATTATATTCATCCTTTGTACGGACTGAATGGCGAGGTTTTGACCGAAGACTTTCCAGAAGATCATTTGCATCAAAGAGGCATATTCTGGGCCTGGCATCAGATGATCGTAGAGGATCAATGGATGGCGGACCAATGGGATTGCAGAGGAATAAGCTGGGAGGTAGATAAGCTAAAGACGAAAAGCAATCAGTCAAGTTTGGAAATACATGCGAGCATAAACTGGTTAGGCATGCTCCCTTCTAAAAGTCGAGAAGAAAAGTTATTCCGGGAAAAAACCATCATCAAAGTCAATGGAGAACGCTCGGATGCTATTGAAATAGAATTTGACATCTCCATCACTGCCAATTATCTGGGGAGTAAGCTGGGAGGATCAAATGATGAAAAAGGATATGGCGGATTTTCAGCTCGTTTGAAATTACCAGAAGACATTAGTTTTCATGCCAAACAGGGAGTTGTGGAAGCTCAAAACACGGCCGTTGAAGCAGGTAACTGGATAAGCTTTCATGGAACTTTTGCTCCAGATGCATCTGTACAAAGCCGCATAACTATTATGAATCATCCCGATAACCCCTCCCCTTTTCAGGGATGGATTTTACGGGAGAAAAATAGCATGCAAAATCCCGCCTGGCCGGGCAGACATTCGGTCTTTTTCGTCAAAGGAAAACCCACTCGCCTTAGATATAAGCTTTTGATTCACGATGAAATGTGGACCAAAGGCATGATAGAAGAAAACTTCCGCAAATTCGTCCAGAGCCCCTAAAATTTACTTGCATATACAAGTATTTTATTTATCTTTGTTTTATGAGCAAAGATCAAAGACCGGCTACCCCAAATTTTGACAGGATAAACCCTGCCACTTGTGTCAATGCCCGTCTCCGACGTTTGCATCGCATGATCAATGCCGCATATCAGCAGAAAATCAATCCCTTTGGCCTAAGGGGAAGTATGCTTTCCATTCTCTTTATCATTGGTAAAAATCCGGGTATCAATCAAAAAACGATTGCTGATTTGCTGGTATTAGATGCTTCTACAATGAGTAGAGATCTAAAAAAGCTCATGGAGAAAGCCTGGGTCCAGATAAACAAAGGAGAGGATTCCAGAAGCTCTGTACTTAGTTTGACGGATGAAGGCTACAATCTCGTAGACGAAATTGCGCCAGTCTGGGAAAACCTTCATCATAAGGTTCAGGATATTCTGGGTAGTTTCAACCTCCAGCAAATCGACATCATCACAGAGGCCATTCGTTCAAACATGGAAGATATCAAAGCCTAAAATTTTACCCATACACTTGTATATACAACTAATTTAAGCACCACATCATGTTAGAAAATTTGCCAACTTATATTCCCCTCAGTTTTATACTGACAACTGTTGCTAGTCTGATCCTCTTCTATTGGGTACAAAGTCGATCAGGTATTGAAAAACGACTGAAGAATACGATCATAGGAGGTATTGTCCTCTGGTTGATTGTACATGCACTCCTGGCCATGAATGGTTTTTACCATCTGCATACCCAGGATATGCTGCCAAGATTTCTATTGGTATTTGGACCCATTTTTCTTCTCATTATCTACCTTTTCAATAGTGAAAAGGGGAAAGCTTATCTGGATAGCCTGGATTTGGAAGCTATGACCTGGCTTTCGATCATCAGAATCCCGGTAGAATTTGTGTTGTACTGGTTGGCCCTCAGTGAGGTCATTCCTGAGCTTATGACATTCGCAGGCAGAAACTTTGATATCATTGGAGGGATTACAGCGCCATTTGTGGCCTACTTTGGTATACAAAAAGGGAAAATGAATAGAAATCTCCTCCTGGCCTGGAATGTTTTGGGCCTATGCCTTTTGTTATTCATCATCGCAAATGCATTGCTTTCTGCCCCCTTCCCTTTTCAGCAGTTCGGATTTGATCAGCCTAATATTGCCATCCTCTATTTTCCCTTTGTATGGCTACCGGCTTTTGTTGCACCCGCGGTACTATTCTGTCACTTGGTGAGTATTCGTCAACTCCTTTATGCGAAAGAGGGAATAAAGACTTCTTTACATACAGCAGAAGCTTAATAAATGATATTCTGCTAATAGGTCCGGGCTTCCTTTTTCGGTCCGGACCTTTTTTTAATGGAGCCAGGCAAAAAACTCCATAAGTAGGGCAATGCCCGCATGAAGCAAGACACCGCCCCAGATATTTTCCGTTCGTAAGGCAAGCACGCCCAATATATATCCTCCGAATATTGAGGAAAAGGCTTCGAGGAAGGGTTTACCAAAATGAAGAGCCGCATAGGTACAAACCATAGGCAATACTACCTCAGGTCCCAGCAGGCGCACAAAACTATAGATGAGAAATCCCCGAAAGAAAAATTCTATTGAAAGGTAATTGAATCCATAGGCGCTCTCAAAGATCAAAACAGCCAGCCACTCAGGGATTGCGGTTTCCTTGATAAATCGAGCGGAACCACTTTTAGCATAGAGGGGATAGTAATTCTGAAACTGCTCGGCGAAACTTGCAAGACCGATAATTACCAACATAATCGCCAGCAGTGGGAAATACATTTTGAAACTTTCCCATTTGAACTTCATCCCATAAAAGGAATTGAGATGTTGTCGATCCTTTGGCCAAAAGATCAATAGAGGAATAAAAAACAGAATCAATCGATTGAATCGCCTCAAAACCCGCCAGACAAAGCGGCATCCATCCATTTCCAGCCATTGGCAAAAGGCTCCCTCTAACGCAATGGCCCGATACAGACCTAGTGCTACAAAAGCGATTATCACCTTTAACCAAAACTCTCTTTTCCGCAAAAAATCAGCTTTCTTAACTTTTGAGATACAAAAGGCTGCAAACAAAAAGGGAAAAAGCAGAAAAGTCGTATAGGCCAATGCCCGAGCCGGATAGTTTCTGATCGTATCAATGTATTGGTCCTCAAAATCCAGGCTGTAATTGAAGCTAAAAATCACCAATAAAAATATGGCGATAGGTAGGTATAGTTGCCAACGAAACTGTTCTTTACTATAGTTCCAAACATGAAGAAATAGCGGCTTCATAGATCGATCAATTCAGCCCAAACATACATATATGTATTTCCTATTCAAATATTAAAATAAAGAAGCCTATATTTAGTCTGATTCAGAAATGCTGCTGTCCTCATGCACAGGCCCAAATTATAAGAAAGTTGAGATGAGTTGATATGCAAAACACCTTCGACAATTCTGCCTCCTTTGGTCTTTCCTATGCGCTCAACCGCAGGAAATTCCTAAAACTGTCTGCTATGTATAGCACTAGTCTTTTGGTTGTACCTGCCTTAGCCTGCAGACCTTCCAAAGAGAGATTGAGATTTGGTTTACTGGCTGACTCTCATTATGCCCGAAAAGAGAATTGGAAAAATCGCCGTTATGATCAGTCACTGGCCAAAACGGAGGAAGCGGTACGGATCATGAATGAAGAAAAGGTTGACTTTCTTTTGCATCTGGGCGATTTCAAAGACGAGGGCAATACTCCTAATCGTGAAGAAACCCTGGGATTTTTGGACGAGATCGAATCCGTTTTTCAAGGCTTCAAAGGACCTACTTTTCATGCAATCGGAAATCATGATGTAGACAGCATTACCAAAGCGGATTTTCTTCAACATATAGAGAATACAGGGATTGCCAGAGATAAAAGCTATTACTCTTTTGATCAAAATGGTTTTCACTGTGTGGTCCTGGATGCCAATTACCACAAAGATGGCAGGGATCAGTTTTATGCTGAGGGAGCGGACTGGCAAGATCCCAATATTCCTCAAACACAATTGGATTGGCTGAAAGCGGATTTGGAAAAAACAAACTTGCCCACACTCGTTTTTTGCCATCATCCCCTTTATGAATTTCGGCGAAACGACAATCAATACCACGTAAATAATTTTGCGGAGGTTCAGCAAATCATGGAAAAGTCCCAGAAAGTCATGGTCGTCTTTCAGGGGCATGTGCATGCAGAAGAACACAGCAAGATCAATGGGATTCACTACATCACCCAATTAGCCATGGTGGATTATGAAGGTCTGGAAAACAATAGTTTTTCCATTGTAGAAATCAAGGATCATCAGATTCGCATAGATGGTTTCAAGCGAGTTTCCGATCAGCTCATAGAGTAAATGCCTGAACGCAAACTATCCATAGCAGAACGAATTCTGGGGCTCTCAAAAATATGGAAGGAGGCCAATTATAATTTCGCGTATTTTGATCAGGTTCCGGATTTGGATTGGGAAGCAGCTTATCAGGACTTTATCCCTAAAGTCATAGAAGCTGAGGATTTGTATGAATATTATCGTTTGCTCCAACAGTTTACTGCGCTTCTGGAAGACGCACATAGCAGTGTCTATTTCCCTCCACATATAGGCAAAAGCATCACATCTCTTCCCTTTCATATCGAAGCAATCGGAGGTAAATTTCATATAGTAAATGTTGCCAAAGGCTTAGCAGATAAACTTCCTCTTTTCGCCGAAGTGAAAAGTATAAACGGGAAAGCGACTTTAGCGTACCTGGAGGAAGAAGTTCTGCCCTATACTGCTGCATCTGCTCCTCATAGTAGACTTTATTGGGCGACTCAGGATTTGTTGAAAGGAAGGATAGGAGAAAAGATTGAGCTAGCCTATGAGCATGAGGGAATGACCGGGAAGTGGGAAGGCATACAAGAAGCAAAAGAATCGAGGGATTGGATAAGAAGTCCATTTAAAAAAGCTCAGGATGTAAGTTGCGATTTCACCGAAGAAGGA includes:
- a CDS encoding histidine kinase, with amino-acid sequence MQKKWLEGCINLIFWLSSAWLIISSFSIEAQEIEIINGVENIQISRNEGLMLQLSLLVIISMAMFYLNLWNLKKLLSGKARLSILLSSAFIFMAAFLLYLGLRGVSVFSLELYPAISLIIGILFFYFSLSTAYGLGKVWLASDKRNQELLFAKKSAELSLLRAQLQPHFLFNVLNNLLAMVDQQTNPKLAKSIGKLSSLLRYVVYEAKHEQVSLSKEIEFIRDFAALYQDRFEEGELEFRLEVKGDSEAIFVEPGIFIPFIENAFKYGILPEKQSLISITFYLEKAGQILFQISNPIHPEIHNPNEGGNGLPAIKKRLELVYPDAHILEIDRSNDYRVELSLSYD
- a CDS encoding LytTR family DNA-binding domain-containing protein — translated: MIKLIIVDDEPKAIQMLESYVEHFPMLSCQASFRNALKAFEYLSQSKIDLILLDINMPHLSGLALSKMIDPNIQLIFTTAYSEYAAESYEVHAIDYLLKPISLERFGKAISKVLKQEKQAEALESQQLLIKSGSRQYPVQISDILYLEKDGNYMSYYLAAGKVIARQSVAEALLHLPQYFVQCHKSFIVNCRKISFFEKDEISLAELKIPIGNSYRENFLLQMRAGF
- a CDS encoding asparaginase domain-containing protein; protein product: MKILFIQTGGTIDKDYPRKQGGYAFEFGEAAMKRILAKLDTQIEFEIITAFQKDSLDITAEDRQNLVKIIEGREEKRIIITHGTDTLIESAQYLERQVKNRSIILTGAMRPERFSNSDADINLGMALAAVQLLHEGVYICIQALVRQASLIKRDKESGSFY
- a CDS encoding DUF6807 family protein; translated protein: MTRKFYNIHILFLSFIFTLSSLSAQESIGLYAKAKDDGIEIYRDGKAVFFYQTKTKSLDGQYPRANYIHPLYGLNGEVLTEDFPEDHLHQRGIFWAWHQMIVEDQWMADQWDCRGISWEVDKLKTKSNQSSLEIHASINWLGMLPSKSREEKLFREKTIIKVNGERSDAIEIEFDISITANYLGSKLGGSNDEKGYGGFSARLKLPEDISFHAKQGVVEAQNTAVEAGNWISFHGTFAPDASVQSRITIMNHPDNPSPFQGWILREKNSMQNPAWPGRHSVFFVKGKPTRLRYKLLIHDEMWTKGMIEENFRKFVQSP
- a CDS encoding MarR family winged helix-turn-helix transcriptional regulator, with the translated sequence MSKDQRPATPNFDRINPATCVNARLRRLHRMINAAYQQKINPFGLRGSMLSILFIIGKNPGINQKTIADLLVLDASTMSRDLKKLMEKAWVQINKGEDSRSSVLSLTDEGYNLVDEIAPVWENLHHKVQDILGSFNLQQIDIITEAIRSNMEDIKA
- a CDS encoding CPBP family intramembrane glutamic endopeptidase; this translates as MKPLFLHVWNYSKEQFRWQLYLPIAIFLLVIFSFNYSLDFEDQYIDTIRNYPARALAYTTFLLFPFLFAAFCISKVKKADFLRKREFWLKVIIAFVALGLYRAIALEGAFCQWLEMDGCRFVWRVLRRFNRLILFFIPLLIFWPKDRQHLNSFYGMKFKWESFKMYFPLLAIMLVIIGLASFAEQFQNYYPLYAKSGSARFIKETAIPEWLAVLIFESAYGFNYLSIEFFFRGFLIYSFVRLLGPEVVLPMVCTYAALHFGKPFLEAFSSIFGGYILGVLALRTENIWGGVLLHAGIALLMEFFAWLH
- a CDS encoding metallophosphoesterase, which encodes MQNTFDNSASFGLSYALNRRKFLKLSAMYSTSLLVVPALACRPSKERLRFGLLADSHYARKENWKNRRYDQSLAKTEEAVRIMNEEKVDFLLHLGDFKDEGNTPNREETLGFLDEIESVFQGFKGPTFHAIGNHDVDSITKADFLQHIENTGIARDKSYYSFDQNGFHCVVLDANYHKDGRDQFYAEGADWQDPNIPQTQLDWLKADLEKTNLPTLVFCHHPLYEFRRNDNQYHVNNFAEVQQIMEKSQKVMVVFQGHVHAEEHSKINGIHYITQLAMVDYEGLENNSFSIVEIKDHQIRIDGFKRVSDQLIE